One region of Bubalus kerabau isolate K-KA32 ecotype Philippines breed swamp buffalo chromosome 6, PCC_UOA_SB_1v2, whole genome shotgun sequence genomic DNA includes:
- the LOC129655988 gene encoding antigen-presenting glycoprotein CD1d-like, producing MSGTGLRAERGSRAGKGDDARGGRAETDAPRKAGSLIHQPENLLLPAFSCLAPGDRARFRASRHHPFFPNPTVSFFLFFFLVPSVLSLPCPRLLRSVFSPDPQLSFPFRGLQISSFANRSWTRTDGLAWLGELQPYTLRNESNTIRFLKPWSRGTFSDQQWEQLQHTFLVYRSSFTRDVWEFVKIMPGDYPLEIQVSGGCELLPRNISESFLRAAFQGRDVLSFQGMSWVSAPDAPPLIEEVIKVLNQDQGTKETVHWLLHDICPELVRGLLHTGKSELEKQVKPEAWLSSGPSPGPGHLLLVCHISGFYPKPVWVMWMRGEQEEPGTLQGDVMPNADSTWYLRVTLNVAAGEAAGLSCRVRHSSLGDQDIILYWDGNRVSRGLIVALVLLVLVLLFVGGLVFWFRKHCRYQDIP from the exons ATGAGTGGAACCGGGCTGAGGGCGGAGAGAGGGAGCCGAGCAGGGAAAGGGGACGACGCTCGCGGCGGGCGGGCGGAGACTGATGCACCTCGAAAAGCCGGGAGCTTGATCCACCAGCCCGAGAACCTGCTACTCCCTGCCTTCAGCTGCTTGGCCCCTGGAGACCGAGCTCGATTCAGAGCCAGCAGACATCACCCTTTCTTCCCAAACCcaactgtttctttctttctttttttcttccttgttcctTCTGTGCTTTCCCTCCCGTGCCCCCGGCTCCTCCGATCTGTATTCTCTCCAGACCCGCAATTGTCTTTCCCATTCCGCGGCCTGCAGATCTCCTCGTTCGCCAACCGCAGCTGGACGCGCACAGACGGCCTCGCGTGGCTGGGGGAGCTGCAGCCCTATACTTTGCGCAATGAATCGAACACCATCCGCTTCCTGAAGCCTTGGTCTCGGGGCACATTCAGCGACCAGCAGTGGGAGCAGCTGCAGCATACATTTCTGGTTTATCGCAGCAGCTTCACCAGGGACGTCTGGGAATTCGTCAAAATAATGCCCGGCGACT ATCCACTTGAGATCCAGGTATCTGGAGGATGTGAGTTACTTCCGAGGAACATCTCAGAAAGCTTCTTACGTGCAGCATTTCAAGGAAGGGATGTCCTGAGTTTCCAAGGAATGTCTTGGGTGTCAGCCCCAGATGCCCCGCCTTTGATCGAGGAGGTCATCAAGGTGCTCAATCAGGACCAAGGGACCAAGGAAACAGTGCACTGGCTCCTCCATGACATCTGCCCTGAGTTGGTCAGAGGCCTCTTGCACACCGGGAAGTCCGAGCTGGAGAAGCAAG TGAAGCCGGAGGCTTGGCTGTCCAGTGGCCCCAGTCCTGGGCCTGGCCATCTGCTGCTGGTGTGCCACATCTCAGGATTCTACCCAAAACCTGTGTGGGTGATGTGGATGAGGGGCgagcaggaggagcctggcactCTGCAAGGAGACGTCATGCCCAATGCCGACTCGACTTGGTATCTGCGAGTAACCCTGAATGTGGCGGCTGGGGAGGCGGCTGGCCTGAGTTGCCGAGTGAGGCACAGCAGTCTAGGAGACCAGGACATCATCCTGTACTGGG ATGGGAACCGTGTCTCCAGGGGCTTGATTGTCGCCCTGGTACTACTGGTGCTCGTCCTTCTGTTTGTTGGAGGCTTAGTCTTCTGGTTTAGGAAGCACTG CCGCTATCAAGATATCCCGTGA